The Caulobacter sp. FWC2 region GCTGGCTGCCGCCGAAACAGGGGATGCCGACCTCTGCGAGCTTGTCGGCCAAGCCGACCTCCAGCGCCGATTCCGGCCCGACCACCACCAAGTCCGCGCCGATCTCCCGGGCCAGGGCCACCAGGCCGTCGGCGTCCGTAACCTTCACCGCGCGCAGCTCGGCGACGGCTTCGATGCCCGGGTTGCCCGGCGCGGCGACGAGCCGGCCGCACAGCGGCGACTGGGCGATCTTCCAGGCCAGGGCGTGCTCGCGCCCGCCGGACCCGACGAGGAGGATGGTCAGCTTTTCCATGAGCGCGGGGTGTGGCGCGCGCGGGGCCTGGGGTCAAGCGGTTCGCCCCTCCGCGCCGTCGTTCGCCCCTCGCCGATGGCGCCGTGGCGGCTCATCGGCGCCCATGGCCGCCATGGACAAGCTCTTCCCCCCCGCCCTGGCCCTGCACATCGGCTGCGGCTTTCTCCTGGTCGCCATCGGCCTGGTTCCGATCCTGACCCGCAAGGGCTCGCGCCTGCACCGATGGTCGGGGCGGGCCTTCGTGATCCTGATGAGCGTGCTCCTCGCCGCCGCCTGGGTGATGACGGCGCTGCGCTTCAACGCCTATTTCGCGGCCCTGTCGGCGACGGCGACGATGACGCTGTTCTCCGGGATCCGGGTGCTGGGGCGCAAGCGGCCGGACCTGGATCCGCGCCAGCGGGCCAGACCGCTGGACTGGGCCGTCACCCTGGCCCTGGTCGGGATCGGCGCCTGGGTGCTGCTCCTCGTCGTCACCGGCAAGACCGGGAACAAGGCGGCGGTCAGCGCGGCCCTGGTCTATGCGGCCTTCACCTATGGCGGCTGGGACCTCTGGCGCTTTCTCCGCCCGACGGCCTGGCCTTTTTCCGCCGATCTGTGGACCTATGAGCATCTGGTGAAGATGCTGAGCGCCTATGGCGCCGTGCTCAGCGCCTTTTCGGGTAACTTCGTGACCTTCCTGCCGACGCCCTGGAGTCAACTCTGGCCGACCTTGCTGTTTCAACCGATGGCCGCGATCTGGATCACGGTCCTGGTCCTGCGCCGCCGCCGCCTTCTGGGCGCGCTAGAACCCGGCTGAGCGGGATCTCGACGGCCGCCTGGATGTGGGCGTTCACCGCCTATGCCTGGGCGATGACCACGGTCTGCGCGGCCTGGTTCGCCCGGCGGTTCGGGTCTGACCGGGGCCACGACGTCAGCGTGATCGACTCGCTGGTCTGGCAGGGCGGGATCTACGCCGCCTGGCTGCCGGCGGCGGGGATCGTCTGGTTGCTCATGCGGCGCTATGGCGTTGGCGCGATCAGCCTGCTGGTGCTGTACCAGGCCGGCGTGCTGGTCGTGCCGCTGGAGGCCCTGGTCTCCAGCCTGATCGACGGAGCCTTTTCGCCGACCGATAACCTGCCGGCCCGGATCCTGGGACGGATGCCGGTCTGCCTGCTGCTGTACACCGCCATCATCGCCAGCGGCCTAGCCGCCGCCAACCACCAGCGGGTCCGCGACGAACGGGCCCGCGCCCGCGCGCTGGAGATCGCGCTGTCGGAGGCCCGCGAAGCCCTGGCCCGGGCCGCTCTGGACGCGCCGGAGCGCACGGGCAGGCGGCTGATGGTCATGGCCGGGTCTCGCCGAGTGCCGGTCGCCGTGGACGAGATCGAGTGGTTCGGCGCGGCCGACAACTATGTCGTCGTCCACTGGGCCGGCCGTGAGGGGCTGCTGCGCGCGACCCTGCAGAGCCTGGAGGGCCGGCTGGACCCGCGCGTCTTCGCCCGTTGCCACCGCTCGACCCTGGTCAACCTGGCCCGCGTGCGCGAGACCCAGCCGCTGTCGGACGGCTCCTGGCGCCTGATCCTGGACAGCGGCGCGGAGGTGGTGACCAGCCGGACCTACCGCGACGATCTCCTGGCGCGGCTTGGTCGCTGATTGACGCTTGCGGTCCGCCGCATCAGGCCCGCTAGGCGGCGTAGTCCTTGAACTGGGCGTCCTCGGCGTCTGGCCCGCCGTGCGCCAGGTCCAGGGCGAAACCCTTCACCCGGGCCTGGCGGGCGGCGACCGTCTGCCGCGCCGCAGGCTTGGCCGGGGCCTTGCGGACAGGCGCGGAGGGGCGCTTGGCGGCAGGGCGCGTCTCGCCGCGAGACCGGTCTCCTTCAATGCGGAAGTAGGCGATCGAGGCCTGCAGTTCATCGGCCTGGGCGGCGAGCTCTTCCGACGTCGCCGACATCTCTTCCGAGGCGCTGGCGTTCTGTTGCGTGACCTTGTCCAGTTGCTGGATGGCTTCGTTGATCTGCGAGGAGCCGATGTCCTGCTCGCGGCAGGCGGCGCTGATCTCAGCGACCAGTTCGGCGGTCTTGCGGATGTTCGGCACCAGGCTGGTCAGCATCTCGCCGGCCGATTGGGCGGCCTTGACGGTGTCGGACGACACCGCGCTGATCTCAGAGGCGGCGGTTTGCGACCGCTCGGCCAGCTTGCGCACTTCCGAGGCGACGACCGCGAAGCCGCGACCATGTTCGCCGGCGCGAGCCGCTTCCACCGCCGCGTTCAGGGCCAGCAGGTCGGTCTGGCGGGCGATCTCCTGCACGATGGTGATCTTCTCGGCGATCGTCTGCATGGCGTCGACGGCCTTGCTGACGGCGGCGCCCGAGGTCTCCGCGTCGATCGCCGACTGGCGGGCGATCTTCTCGGTCTGGGTGGCGTTGTCGGCGTTCTGCTTGATGTTGGCGGCCATCTCTTCCATCGAGGCCGAGGCCTGTTCGGCGGCGGAAGCCTGCTCGGTGGCGCCCTGGCTCATCTGCTCCGAGGTCGCCGAAAGCTCCTGGCTGCCGGCCGACACGTTCTCCGAGGCCGTGATCGCGTCGCCGACCACCCCGCGCAGCCGCTCGATCATCCGTTCCAGCGCCAGACCCAGCGTATCCTTGTCCGATTGGGGGGCGGCCTCGACGGTCAGGTCGCCATCGGCGAGCTTGTCGGCCAGTTCGGCCGTGCTCCTCAGGTTGGCGACCATCCCTTTCAACGAATGGCCCAGGACGTCCTTGTCCGACATCGGCGTGATCTGAACCGACAGGTCGCCGGCCGCCACCTGGTCCGCCAGGCTCGCCGTGGCGCGCAGGTTCGCGGTCATGCGGTTGACCGTGTCGACGAGGTCCTTGATCTCGTCATTGGTCTTTACGTCCACTTTCTGATCCAGGTCGCCCAGGGCCACCGCGTTCGCCAGACCCCCGATCTTGGCGAACCCCTGGGCAATGGTGCGGGCGATCCAGATCGCGGCGCCGGCGGCCAGAAGCACGGATACCGAGATCACGGCCAGCAGCACGTTGCGCGACAGGATGGCGGCCTGGGTGCTTTCGGCGTCGGCGGCGGCCAAACGCCTGTCCTGCACGTCCACCAACCCGTCCACGAGGGCGGTGATGTGGTTGGTGATCTGGCGCTGGCTGGTGCGCATCTGCACGATCGCCTCGTCGCGACGTCCAGCCATCAGCTCACGCCGAACCGCGGCGTCGCTCTCGGAGAACACGTCCCAATCGCGCGCCAGCGCTTCCCACTTCGGCCTTCCCTCCACGGTGGCCTGCGAGAGACCGGCTTCCAGCAGCGTGGCGACCCTCTCCTTGCTGACGTCCGCCTTGGCGTTCTGCATGTTCAGCTCCCCGGCGTCGTCGGTCAGGGCCATGTTCTTTTCGGCGCGGATCAACTGGAGGAGCGCGATGCCGATGGCCTGACTGCGCTGCAGCTGTGCGACCGGCCCTTTGATCATGGCCTTCTCCGCGCGGTTCAGGGCCGCAAGCTCGCTGATGGCGAACATCGTGGCGAGCGTCATCATCAGGATGAGCGCCCCGAAGGTGAGGGCCAATTTGAGCTTGATCGTCATGCGCATGGAAGACTCCCGCCCGGTTCAGGCCTGGGGTTAGGAATTGGAAAAGCCACTGGAAGAATTTTCCATTCTTCTTTTCAGCAACACGGTTACACTCAAAGATCGATAAATCTTGCCAGCTCATCGAGATTTAGAATGG contains the following coding sequences:
- a CDS encoding LytTR family DNA-binding domain-containing protein; the protein is MWAFTAYAWAMTTVCAAWFARRFGSDRGHDVSVIDSLVWQGGIYAAWLPAAGIVWLLMRRYGVGAISLLVLYQAGVLVVPLEALVSSLIDGAFSPTDNLPARILGRMPVCLLLYTAIIASGLAAANHQRVRDERARARALEIALSEAREALARAALDAPERTGRRLMVMAGSRRVPVAVDEIEWFGAADNYVVVHWAGREGLLRATLQSLEGRLDPRVFARCHRSTLVNLARVRETQPLSDGSWRLILDSGAEVVTSRTYRDDLLARLGR
- a CDS encoding methyl-accepting chemotaxis protein → MRMTIKLKLALTFGALILMMTLATMFAISELAALNRAEKAMIKGPVAQLQRSQAIGIALLQLIRAEKNMALTDDAGELNMQNAKADVSKERVATLLEAGLSQATVEGRPKWEALARDWDVFSESDAAVRRELMAGRRDEAIVQMRTSQRQITNHITALVDGLVDVQDRRLAAADAESTQAAILSRNVLLAVISVSVLLAAGAAIWIARTIAQGFAKIGGLANAVALGDLDQKVDVKTNDEIKDLVDTVNRMTANLRATASLADQVAAGDLSVQITPMSDKDVLGHSLKGMVANLRSTAELADKLADGDLTVEAAPQSDKDTLGLALERMIERLRGVVGDAITASENVSAGSQELSATSEQMSQGATEQASAAEQASASMEEMAANIKQNADNATQTEKIARQSAIDAETSGAAVSKAVDAMQTIAEKITIVQEIARQTDLLALNAAVEAARAGEHGRGFAVVASEVRKLAERSQTAASEISAVSSDTVKAAQSAGEMLTSLVPNIRKTAELVAEISAACREQDIGSSQINEAIQQLDKVTQQNASASEEMSATSEELAAQADELQASIAYFRIEGDRSRGETRPAAKRPSAPVRKAPAKPAARQTVAARQARVKGFALDLAHGGPDAEDAQFKDYAA